The Thermus antranikianii DSM 12462 DNA segment TTCCCCCACGTCCACCAGGCGGCGGACGTAGGGCTTAAGGAAAGCCGGGTAATACCGAGATTCCCGATCCCTAGGGACCTTCAGGTCCACCTGGCCAAAGGCGGTCTCCAGCTTGCGGGGGTAGTAGCCGTTCCTGCGGCCTCCGTGCACCTGCAAGAAGGCCGTCCGGTCCAACTCCAGAACCGTCTGCAAAACCTCGGCCACCGTCTCCCGCACCGCTTCCCTCAGCAAGATTCGCAAGGTATCCTGGTCCACGGGGCACCTCCTCGTGCTAAGGTGTGCCCCCCTATTAAACACGGACCCTTACACATAAATCCTTACACGACCCGCCCGGGAGCTTGGGGTTGTCAACGGTTGTCAAGGCCTATAGTGGAAGGCGTGGACTTTCTCCTGGCGCTTTCCCGCCCTCCTTTGGTCCTCGGGGTGGATCCCAGGCCCGAGCTTCACGGGCGTGAGCCCGTTGCCCACTTGAAGCGGTACACGGTGGAGCTTCTCGAGGCCTTGGCTCCCAGGTTGGCTGCGGTCAAGTTCCAGCTGGCCTTCTTTGAGGCCCTGGGCCCGGAGGGGTTCGGGCTTCTTTTTGAGCTGGCCAGCGCCGCACGGGTCATGGGTTTGCCCGTGATCTTTGACGGGAAGCGGGGGGATATCGGTTCCACCGCCGAGGCTTACGCCCGAGCCTACCTCCTGCGCTTTCCCGGAAGCGCCCTTACCGTGAACCCCTACCTGGGCCTGGATACCCTCACGCCCTTCTTCCAGGCGGCCCGGGAAAGCCAGGGGGCGGTTTTCGTCCTGGTCAAGACCTCAA contains these protein-coding regions:
- a CDS encoding transposase — protein: MFNRGAHLSTRRCPVDQDTLRILLREAVRETVAEVLQTVLELDRTAFLQVHGGRRNGYYPRKLETAFGQVDLKVPRDRESRYYPAFLKPYVRRLVDVGE
- the pyrF gene encoding orotidine-5'-phosphate decarboxylase, with translation MDFLLALSRPPLVLGVDPRPELHGREPVAHLKRYTVELLEALAPRLAAVKFQLAFFEALGPEGFGLLFELASAARVMGLPVIFDGKRGDIGSTAEAYARAYLLRFPGSALTVNPYLGLDTLTPFFQAARESQGAVFVLVKTSNPGSGFLQDLLVEGRPLYLHLAEALAREGEGYREGEWSRVGMVVGATYPEVVLTVREKAPHAPFLLPGVGAQGGRPLKGPGLLNAASRALFYPGGRPDLEGALQAAEDFHRALVE